The following proteins are encoded in a genomic region of Caldicoprobacter guelmensis:
- a CDS encoding DegV family protein, with the protein MDKRVKVFTDSTADLPSEQLEALDISVIPLYVTMGDKSYRDGVDITTQQLYKMVDELQSLPKTAAPPVEDFIAAFKPWVDQGYDVVYVGISSKLSATVQNAMVAASEFEPGRVYVVDSQNLSTGIGLLAVKAAELAMQGISAEEIVEKLTPLIPRVRTSFVINTLKYLHMGGRCTSLQLIASTMLKIKPQIVVKDGGMVVGEKFRGKDKKVLDAFYEVHVGDGRNVDLERIFVTHSDYQEGAEYLAEKLKSHLNPKEVCITSAGAVISSHCGPGTVGILYLER; encoded by the coding sequence GTGGATAAGAGGGTTAAAGTGTTTACCGATAGTACAGCCGACCTTCCCTCTGAGCAACTTGAAGCTCTGGATATTTCAGTCATTCCTCTATACGTGACAATGGGCGATAAGAGCTATCGAGATGGTGTGGATATAACCACTCAACAGCTTTACAAAATGGTGGATGAGCTTCAATCACTCCCCAAAACTGCTGCACCGCCGGTAGAGGATTTTATTGCTGCTTTTAAGCCATGGGTTGACCAAGGCTATGATGTGGTTTATGTAGGCATTTCTTCCAAATTGTCGGCTACTGTTCAAAATGCCATGGTTGCAGCAAGCGAGTTTGAGCCTGGAAGGGTATATGTGGTGGATTCACAAAACTTGTCTACTGGTATAGGTTTGCTGGCCGTCAAAGCGGCAGAGTTGGCTATGCAGGGCATAAGCGCAGAAGAGATTGTTGAAAAGCTTACGCCGCTAATTCCCAGGGTTCGCACCAGCTTTGTCATAAACACCCTGAAGTACCTTCACATGGGAGGAAGGTGTACGTCGCTTCAACTAATTGCCAGTACCATGCTGAAGATAAAGCCGCAGATCGTAGTCAAGGATGGCGGAATGGTAGTAGGGGAAAAGTTCAGGGGTAAGGACAAGAAGGTACTGGATGCATTCTATGAGGTACATGTGGGAGATGGGAGAAACGTTGACCTGGAAAGAATATTCGTCACCCACTCGGATTATCAAGAGGGGGCCGAGTACCTTGCAGAAAAGCTGAAAAGCCACCTTAATCCCAAAGAGGTGTGTATAACCTCAGCAGGAGCGGTTATATCAAGCCATTGCGGTCCCGGTACGGTAGGAATACTGTATTTAGAGAGATAG
- the gyrA gene encoding DNA gyrase subunit A, whose protein sequence is MAKNIDNEFMQNQDNVILKPLEEVMHKSILPYAEYVIMERALPRVEDGLKPVQRRILYTMYELGLTPDKPHRKSARIVGDTLGKYHPHGDASVYEAMVRMAQDFNMRALLIDGHGNFGSIDGDTAAAMRYTEARLTPLAMEMLRDIDKDTVKFSLNFDDTLKEPDMLPGRFPNLLVNGASGIAVGMATNIPTHNLGEAIDAVIAQMENPDISLDELLKIMPGPDFPTGGIIIGQDEIRKAYETGHGKFYLRAKVEIENAPGGKKLLVIKELPYQVNKAALLEKILRLSEEKKGVLSGIADIRDESDRQGIRAVIELKKDADAEKVLNYLYKYSDLQVTFGVNMVVIADGKPQQLGLKAIIDYYIRHQKDVVTRRTRFELDRAKARQHILEGLMVAIQHIDEVIAIIRSSDTPSKAKQRLMDRFNFTDEQAQAILDMRLQKLTGLEISSLKKEYEELIRQIKKLKSILSSEKELIKVIKQELLEIKEKYADPRRTVIIEDVKEAEIRAEDLVYVEDAVITLSHNKYIKRVPAKSYSRSSRDVESVETGDGDYIEFVVESATDHKVLIFTDAGNCYTLACSDIPEGKWRDRGVPLHTLVSSIEDGEKPVAVLSLREFTEDCYIQFYTAMGMIKRTPLIEYDAKKTKIQACGLSDSDRVVAAELTRGDRDVMIITRQGMSIRFHGDEVPVVGRTAKGVKAIRLREDDEVIFGCEVDDEGEMVVVTDRGFVKRTLLADYQPQGRGGVGFRTIRFARSKSNGSHLVAAFYVKDPYEIILQQKDGTVSRVSTESIAITERDGAGELAVLVLMDNEVCAAYRNYKG, encoded by the coding sequence ATGGCAAAGAATATAGATAACGAGTTTATGCAAAACCAGGATAACGTGATACTGAAACCTCTTGAGGAGGTCATGCACAAATCTATCCTGCCTTATGCAGAGTATGTCATAATGGAACGGGCCTTGCCCAGGGTGGAGGATGGGCTTAAGCCGGTACAGCGGAGAATCCTTTATACCATGTACGAGCTGGGGTTAACCCCTGATAAGCCGCACCGCAAGTCAGCCAGGATCGTGGGCGATACCCTGGGCAAATACCATCCGCACGGCGATGCATCGGTGTATGAGGCAATGGTGAGGATGGCGCAGGACTTCAACATGCGTGCGCTGCTCATTGACGGTCATGGCAACTTCGGCTCGATAGATGGGGATACTGCTGCCGCCATGAGGTATACCGAGGCGCGCCTTACCCCTCTTGCTATGGAGATGCTGAGGGATATCGATAAGGACACCGTTAAGTTCAGCTTAAACTTCGATGACACCTTGAAAGAGCCTGACATGCTGCCGGGGAGATTTCCCAATTTGTTGGTCAATGGCGCTTCAGGCATTGCTGTGGGCATGGCTACCAATATTCCTACCCACAATCTGGGTGAGGCAATAGATGCGGTGATAGCTCAGATGGAAAACCCGGATATCTCCCTTGATGAGTTGTTAAAGATCATGCCGGGACCAGACTTCCCAACCGGTGGGATAATAATCGGTCAGGATGAAATAAGAAAGGCTTACGAGACCGGCCACGGCAAGTTTTACTTAAGGGCTAAGGTGGAGATCGAGAACGCGCCTGGGGGGAAGAAGTTGCTCGTAATAAAAGAGCTACCTTACCAGGTCAACAAGGCAGCCCTGCTTGAAAAGATATTGAGGTTGAGCGAGGAGAAAAAGGGCGTACTTTCTGGCATTGCCGATATACGCGACGAGTCGGATAGACAGGGTATACGCGCAGTCATAGAGCTTAAGAAGGATGCTGACGCCGAGAAGGTGCTCAATTATCTTTATAAATATTCTGACCTGCAGGTCACATTTGGGGTCAACATGGTGGTCATAGCCGATGGCAAACCCCAGCAGCTGGGTCTTAAAGCTATCATAGACTACTACATCCGCCATCAAAAGGATGTGGTGACCCGACGCACCAGGTTTGAGCTTGACAGGGCCAAGGCACGGCAGCATATTCTGGAAGGTCTTATGGTTGCGATACAGCACATAGACGAGGTCATAGCCATTATCCGCTCATCTGACACGCCAAGTAAGGCCAAGCAAAGGCTGATGGATAGGTTTAACTTTACCGATGAACAGGCTCAAGCCATACTGGACATGAGGCTTCAAAAGCTGACAGGGCTTGAGATTTCATCACTTAAGAAGGAATACGAGGAGTTGATAAGGCAGATCAAAAAGCTTAAAAGCATACTGTCTTCCGAGAAGGAGCTGATCAAGGTAATAAAGCAAGAGCTTTTGGAGATAAAGGAAAAATACGCTGATCCCCGCAGGACAGTGATTATAGAGGATGTAAAAGAGGCTGAGATCAGGGCTGAAGACTTGGTATACGTAGAAGATGCCGTTATAACGCTGTCGCATAATAAGTATATAAAGCGGGTGCCGGCCAAGTCTTATAGCCGTTCCAGCCGGGATGTTGAAAGCGTTGAAACAGGGGATGGAGACTATATAGAGTTTGTGGTGGAGTCGGCTACCGACCACAAGGTGCTTATATTTACCGATGCTGGCAACTGCTATACGCTGGCATGTAGCGATATCCCCGAAGGTAAATGGCGAGACAGGGGCGTGCCGCTTCATACGCTAGTCAGTTCTATTGAGGATGGCGAAAAGCCGGTTGCCGTGCTTTCTTTAAGGGAATTTACAGAGGATTGTTATATACAATTCTATACGGCCATGGGCATGATAAAGAGGACGCCGCTTATCGAGTATGACGCCAAAAAGACCAAAATACAGGCCTGTGGATTAAGTGACAGTGACAGGGTGGTGGCTGCTGAGCTTACACGTGGGGATAGAGACGTCATGATCATCACCAGGCAGGGTATGAGCATACGCTTCCATGGAGATGAAGTACCTGTGGTGGGCAGGACTGCAAAAGGCGTAAAGGCCATAAGACTGAGGGAGGACGATGAGGTGATCTTTGGTTGCGAGGTGGATGACGAAGGCGAGATGGTGGTGGTCACCGATAGAGGTTTTGTCAAGCGTACCCTGCTGGCTGACTACCAACCCCAAGGCAGGGGCGGCGTAGGATTTAGAACCATACGTTTTGCCAGAAGTAAGTCCAACGGCAGCCATCTCGTTGCTGCCTTCTATGTGAAAGACCCGTATGAAATAATACTTCAACAGAAGGATGGGACGGTAAGCAGGGTGAGCACCGAGTCCATTGCCATAACCGAAAGGGATGGGGCAGGAGAGTTAGCTGTGCTGGTACTCATGGACAACGAGGTGTGTGCGGCGTACAGGAATTACAAGGGGTAG
- a CDS encoding site-specific DNA-methyltransferase produces the protein MDSFIKFKELLKEIFQFEASDLDFGIYKILNYRKKHIEDFIEKRLLQIVENAFAGHKTGIVKEIEEKLQRAKERLEEIGRELDEEVFMPSGEIRDKFKDTPAGRKYMELKEQKEEVEKLEELKHQVFNDLYSFFSRYYEDGDFVPQYRYSTKKHRYAIPYNGEEVTLYWANKDQYYTKTGLLFRDYTFKVDEYKVMFRVVEAKEELGSNKSTKERFFVLVQDDCIQFEQNQLVIKFEYRELTDKEVAKYEVSGGNNSSKQQKINDISYSQIIDQLVKVRKNLALYLQKEKNEMPLLKYHLYRFTAKNTRDYFIHKDLRKFLTEQLDYFIKSEVLDLDVLVNEKYADKHIIRARVVREIGEKIIDFLAQIEDFQRRLWEKKKFVISTDYVITLDRIKKWAGEGFLDEVINEVLSNERQLKEWEELGFGKIEKREDLIEKRDMVETEYKKLPIDTRCFDKQFKERLLENISRNIDLDEALDGLLIKSENWQALNTILNKYREKVKAIYIDPPYNTGNDDFVYKDNYQHSSWLSMMENRLELAKELMRYDGAIFVSIDDNEINNLLMLMSQVYGDINMLANIIWEKIHTRKNSARYFSISHDYVCVFAKEKEKWDRVLIQRENTNLYSNPDNDPNGPWKPDPIYANNPYSANYIIRKPNGIELRPPAGQYWRFSEKTWQRYVKEGRVIWGEGSSYPVVKRYLNEVQNGLVPVTLFTREFAGDNSVANKELNGLFGEGRAYSYPKPTMLIERLLEITTRNNKTEYILDFFAGSGTTAHAVMKLNKRDGGSRKFILVEMADYFHTIIVPRVKKIAYSFNWKDGKPQDTDGIGGFFKYQILEQYEDALDNIELKENEQMFDILKDEYLLKYFLDYETSDSLYFVNMECLKKPFAYKLKVNLSEVGEPQEMIVDIPETFNYLLGLEIKKIKIRYKGNRKYIFILGQKDNTTCAVVWRNYENDWAEEDYWHDKEFIKQELAEWQPQIVYINAQSVLTSDFGTFAAEIRYIEPEFKKLMNS, from the coding sequence ATGGATAGTTTCATTAAATTTAAAGAATTATTGAAAGAGATTTTTCAGTTTGAAGCTTCAGATTTAGATTTTGGCATTTATAAAATTTTAAATTATAGAAAGAAGCATATAGAGGATTTTATAGAGAAACGGCTGTTACAAATAGTAGAGAATGCTTTTGCGGGGCATAAAACAGGTATTGTAAAAGAAATAGAGGAGAAATTGCAAAGGGCAAAGGAACGGCTGGAGGAGATAGGCAGAGAATTGGATGAGGAAGTTTTTATGCCTTCAGGAGAGATAAGGGATAAATTTAAAGATACACCTGCGGGTAGAAAGTATATGGAGTTAAAAGAACAAAAAGAAGAAGTGGAAAAATTGGAGGAGTTGAAGCATCAAGTTTTTAATGACCTTTACAGCTTTTTTTCAAGGTATTATGAAGATGGGGACTTTGTTCCACAGTACCGTTATTCTACAAAGAAGCACAGGTATGCCATTCCTTATAATGGCGAAGAAGTTACTTTGTATTGGGCCAATAAAGACCAGTATTATACAAAGACGGGGCTTCTTTTTAGAGACTATACCTTCAAAGTCGATGAATATAAAGTTATGTTTAGGGTGGTAGAGGCAAAAGAGGAATTAGGTTCAAATAAATCTACCAAAGAAAGATTTTTCGTATTAGTTCAAGACGATTGTATTCAGTTTGAACAAAACCAGTTGGTTATAAAGTTTGAATATAGAGAGCTTACAGATAAAGAGGTTGCAAAGTATGAAGTCAGCGGGGGGAACAATAGTTCAAAGCAACAAAAGATAAACGACATCAGCTATAGTCAAATAATTGATCAGCTTGTAAAAGTTAGAAAAAATTTAGCTTTATACCTTCAAAAGGAAAAAAATGAAATGCCTTTGTTAAAATATCACTTATATAGGTTTACTGCCAAAAATACCAGGGATTATTTTATTCATAAGGACCTTAGAAAGTTTTTGACAGAGCAGCTAGATTATTTTATAAAGTCTGAAGTATTGGACCTTGACGTGCTAGTAAATGAAAAGTATGCAGACAAACATATTATCAGGGCCAGGGTGGTTAGGGAAATAGGTGAGAAGATAATAGATTTTTTAGCGCAGATTGAAGATTTCCAACGAAGACTTTGGGAGAAGAAAAAATTTGTTATATCTACCGATTATGTTATAACACTTGATAGGATAAAGAAGTGGGCAGGCGAAGGCTTCCTCGATGAAGTAATTAATGAAGTATTATCAAATGAAAGACAGCTCAAAGAATGGGAAGAATTGGGGTTTGGGAAAATAGAAAAAAGAGAGGATTTGATAGAAAAGAGAGATATGGTAGAAACTGAATACAAAAAACTTCCTATTGATACTAGATGCTTTGACAAACAATTTAAGGAAAGACTACTGGAGAACATAAGTCGTAATATAGATTTGGATGAAGCCCTGGACGGTTTGCTTATTAAGAGCGAAAATTGGCAGGCGTTAAATACGATTCTGAATAAGTATAGGGAAAAGGTGAAGGCGATTTATATAGACCCGCCATACAACACAGGAAATGACGATTTTGTTTATAAAGATAATTATCAGCATTCTTCTTGGTTAAGTATGATGGAAAATAGGTTAGAATTGGCCAAAGAATTAATGAGATATGATGGAGCTATTTTTGTTAGTATAGATGATAATGAAATTAATAATTTACTAATGTTAATGAGTCAAGTATATGGTGATATAAATATGCTAGCCAATATTATTTGGGAGAAAATACATACCAGAAAAAATTCAGCAAGATATTTTTCTATTTCACATGATTATGTTTGTGTTTTTGCTAAAGAAAAAGAAAAATGGGATAGAGTTTTAATACAACGTGAGAATACTAACTTGTATAGCAATCCAGATAACGATCCAAACGGCCCTTGGAAACCAGATCCTATATATGCTAACAACCCTTATTCAGCAAACTATATAATCAGAAAACCAAATGGGATAGAACTTCGACCGCCAGCAGGACAATATTGGAGATTTAGCGAAAAAACATGGCAACGTTATGTAAAAGAGGGACGAGTAATATGGGGAGAGGGAAGTTCTTATCCTGTAGTTAAACGATATTTAAATGAGGTGCAAAATGGTCTTGTCCCTGTTACTCTTTTTACAAGGGAATTTGCGGGTGATAATTCCGTTGCTAATAAGGAGTTAAATGGATTATTTGGGGAGGGAAGAGCATATTCGTATCCAAAACCAACTATGTTAATCGAAAGGTTGTTAGAAATTACTACTCGAAATAACAAAACAGAGTATATCCTCGACTTCTTTGCAGGTTCGGGTACAACTGCTCATGCGGTTATGAAGCTCAATAAGAGGGATGGAGGGAGCAGAAAATTTATTCTTGTTGAGATGGCGGATTATTTTCATACTATTATTGTTCCAAGGGTTAAAAAAATAGCATACTCTTTTAACTGGAAAGACGGAAAACCACAAGATACAGATGGAATAGGAGGCTTTTTCAAGTACCAAATTCTGGAACAATACGAAGATGCGCTTGATAATATTGAGCTCAAGGAAAATGAGCAAATGTTTGATATATTAAAAGATGAATACCTATTAAAATATTTCCTGGATTATGAGACCAGCGATAGTTTGTATTTTGTGAATATGGAATGTTTGAAAAAACCATTTGCTTATAAGTTGAAGGTAAATCTCTCCGAAGTTGGTGAACCCCAAGAAATGATAGTAGACATACCAGAAACATTCAACTATCTATTAGGGCTGGAGATTAAGAAGATAAAAATTAGGTATAAGGGTAACAGAAAATATATATTCATATTGGGACAAAAAGATAACACGACATGTGCCGTGGTTTGGAGAAACTACGAAAACGATTGGGCAGAGGAAGATTACTGGCATGATAAAGAGTTTATAAAACAGGAGTTAGCTGAGTGGCAGCCTCAGATTGTATATATTAACGCACAAAGCGTTTTGACTTCTGATTTTGGCACTTTTGCTGCTGAAATCCGTTACATTGAGCCTGAATTTAAGAAGCTTATGAATTCATAA
- the gyrB gene encoding DNA topoisomerase (ATP-hydrolyzing) subunit B produces the protein MGQTYGVSSIQVLEGLDAVRMRPGMYIGSTGQRGLHHLLWEIVDNAIDEAANGFATRISVTIHEDNSVTVEDDGRGIPVDIHPTLGIPGVEVVFTRLHAGGKFNNENYRFSGGLHGVGASVVNALSRWLEVEVKRDGKLYRQRFESVYDPQLKKVVAGKPVTSLEVIGSATGTGTKVRFLPDDRIFDDIRMNADIVSRRLRELAYLNGGITIEFCDERIKDDTGKRLYCYDGGIVDFVKYLNEDKNPLHEGVIYIEGEKEEIFVQIAIQYTDSYTEGIFSYVNNIPTSEGGTHETGFKSALTKVLNDYARKYGYLKERDPNLSGEDFREGITAVISLKMTNVQFEGQTKTKLGNPEARTAVEAIVSEKLGQYLEQPANVEVAKIIIEKAIKAARVREAARKAREIERKKSSLEGAPLVGKLASCTGKDPKFNELFIVEGESAGGSAKQGRDRRFQAILPLRGKPLNAEKKRLDQVLSNEEFATIISALGTGIGEDFNLANLKYHKVIILSDADQDGAHIRAILLTFFFRYMKELITNGHLYIGLPPLYRVTDGKKEVYVYNDDELKKVVKGMGKRYTIQRYKGLGEMNPEQLWETTMNPQKRKIIQVTVEDAAEADRLVTILMGEKVQPRKEYITAYANFNKTDVLQEMGV, from the coding sequence ATGGGACAGACTTACGGGGTAAGCAGCATACAGGTACTGGAAGGCCTTGATGCCGTCCGTATGCGGCCGGGGATGTACATCGGCTCGACGGGGCAGAGGGGTCTCCATCACCTTTTGTGGGAAATCGTCGACAATGCAATAGACGAGGCGGCAAACGGCTTTGCTACCAGGATCTCGGTTACAATACACGAGGACAACAGCGTGACCGTTGAGGATGACGGAAGGGGTATCCCGGTGGACATACACCCCACCTTGGGAATACCGGGGGTAGAGGTGGTATTCACGCGCCTCCATGCCGGCGGCAAATTCAACAACGAAAACTACCGATTCTCGGGCGGATTGCACGGCGTTGGCGCATCGGTGGTAAATGCCCTGTCGCGCTGGCTGGAAGTGGAGGTAAAGAGGGACGGCAAGCTTTACCGGCAGAGGTTTGAAAGCGTTTATGATCCGCAGCTTAAGAAGGTGGTTGCAGGTAAGCCGGTCACTTCACTTGAGGTTATAGGCAGTGCTACCGGTACAGGTACTAAGGTGCGGTTTTTACCCGATGATCGAATCTTTGATGATATACGCATGAATGCCGATATAGTTTCAAGGCGGCTTAGAGAGCTGGCCTATTTAAACGGCGGGATAACCATTGAGTTTTGCGATGAGCGCATAAAGGACGATACCGGCAAACGCCTTTATTGCTATGATGGAGGTATTGTCGACTTTGTAAAGTACCTCAATGAGGACAAAAATCCACTTCATGAAGGTGTGATATATATAGAAGGGGAAAAGGAAGAAATATTTGTCCAGATTGCCATACAGTACACCGATTCTTATACTGAAGGCATCTTTTCATATGTCAACAACATCCCTACATCTGAAGGGGGGACTCATGAAACCGGGTTTAAGTCGGCTCTTACTAAGGTTTTAAACGACTATGCCAGGAAGTACGGTTATTTAAAGGAGAGAGACCCCAATCTTTCGGGTGAGGACTTTCGTGAAGGCATTACAGCGGTCATATCCCTTAAAATGACAAACGTGCAGTTTGAGGGGCAGACCAAGACCAAGTTGGGCAACCCTGAAGCCAGGACGGCGGTAGAGGCAATTGTATCCGAAAAGCTGGGCCAATACCTGGAACAGCCGGCGAATGTCGAAGTAGCGAAGATAATCATAGAAAAGGCCATAAAGGCTGCCAGGGTGAGGGAAGCGGCCAGGAAGGCCCGAGAGATCGAGAGGAAGAAGAGCAGCTTGGAAGGTGCGCCCCTGGTGGGCAAGCTGGCAAGCTGCACAGGTAAGGACCCTAAGTTTAACGAGCTGTTCATCGTGGAGGGCGAATCGGCAGGAGGTTCGGCCAAGCAGGGAAGGGACAGGAGGTTCCAGGCCATACTCCCACTGCGTGGTAAGCCGCTTAATGCTGAAAAGAAGAGGCTGGACCAGGTGCTGAGCAATGAAGAGTTTGCCACCATAATCTCTGCACTTGGGACAGGTATTGGCGAGGACTTCAATTTGGCAAATCTCAAATATCACAAGGTGATCATACTGTCTGACGCTGATCAGGACGGGGCACACATACGGGCCATCTTGCTTACATTCTTTTTCCGCTACATGAAGGAGCTCATCACCAACGGCCATCTTTATATTGGCCTGCCGCCACTATACAGGGTTACCGATGGAAAGAAAGAAGTTTATGTGTATAACGACGATGAGCTAAAAAAAGTAGTGAAGGGCATGGGCAAAAGGTACACCATACAGCGCTATAAAGGATTGGGTGAGATGAATCCCGAACAGCTGTGGGAGACAACGATGAACCCGCAGAAGAGGAAGATCATACAGGTGACGGTGGAGGATGCTGCCGAGGCCGACAGGCTGGTTACCATCCTGATGGGCGAGAAAGTACAGCCAAGGAAAGAATATATAACCGCATATGCTAATTTCAATAAAACAGATGTGTTGCAAGAGATGGGAGTGTAG
- a CDS encoding NAD-dependent protein deacylase, translating to MDEVKKLEEFKRIVNESNKIVFFGGAGVSTESNIPDFRSATGLYSSKDKTSYPPEVILSHSFFMEHPEDFYEFYKSKMVYRDAKPNAAHIALAKLEQQGKLKAVITQNIDGLHQMAGSKNVLELHGSIHRNYCMKCGQNYDLDYVMKSKELVPRCQECGGMVRPDVVLYEESLDMDVLYRAVHYVSNADVLIVGGTSLVVYPAAGLVDYFKGKHLILINKTSTPYDYKADIVVHDSIGKVLSYVVDLSY from the coding sequence ATGGATGAAGTAAAAAAGCTGGAGGAGTTTAAAAGGATAGTTAATGAGAGCAACAAGATAGTCTTCTTTGGAGGAGCAGGGGTCTCAACCGAGAGCAATATCCCTGACTTCAGGAGCGCTACGGGGCTCTACAGCAGCAAAGATAAGACATCATATCCGCCAGAGGTGATACTGAGCCACAGCTTTTTTATGGAGCATCCTGAAGACTTCTATGAGTTTTATAAAAGCAAAATGGTCTATAGGGATGCAAAGCCCAATGCGGCACACATAGCTCTAGCTAAATTAGAACAGCAAGGTAAGCTTAAAGCGGTGATAACGCAGAACATAGATGGGCTACATCAAATGGCGGGGAGCAAAAATGTTTTAGAGCTTCACGGCTCCATCCACAGGAATTACTGCATGAAATGCGGTCAGAATTACGACCTGGATTATGTGATGAAAAGCAAGGAGCTAGTTCCACGGTGCCAAGAATGCGGAGGCATGGTAAGGCCGGACGTGGTGCTTTATGAGGAAAGCCTGGACATGGATGTGCTATATAGGGCGGTGCACTATGTTTCCAATGCTGATGTGCTGATAGTGGGAGGAACTTCCCTGGTGGTGTATCCTGCTGCCGGATTGGTGGATTACTTTAAAGGGAAGCACCTCATACTAATCAACAAAACATCGACGCCTTACGATTATAAAGCTGATATCGTGGTACATGATAGCATAGGCAAAGTATTGTCTTATGTAGTGGACTTGAGCTATTGA
- a CDS encoding type II toxin-antitoxin system Phd/YefM family antitoxin, with protein MEHVGVRELKNSLSRYLKLVKSGKTIRVTERGKTIAKLVPAQDCIPQGIIEMLNKEVATWNGEKPKGMVTLRTVTKEKNISDIVSEDRR; from the coding sequence TTGGAACATGTAGGAGTGCGGGAGCTTAAAAATTCTCTAAGCCGTTATTTAAAGCTGGTTAAGAGTGGTAAGACTATACGAGTAACCGAGAGGGGGAAGACCATCGCAAAACTCGTTCCAGCACAAGACTGTATTCCCCAGGGAATAATTGAAATGCTAAACAAAGAGGTTGCTACCTGGAATGGTGAAAAACCTAAAGGTATGGTAACACTTCGTACAGTCACAAAAGAGAAGAATATTTCAGACATTGTATCGGAGGATAGGCGATGA
- a CDS encoding type II toxin-antitoxin system VapC family toxin, producing the protein MILYLDTSALVKLYIDEEGTSLVWRLVQESSIVATSKVAYAEARSAFARAYREKVIDTGMHDEIVAVLKQDWKNYFKIEITNELIDLAGELTLTHSLRGFDAIHLSSALTLSYMSNQRVMVLCFDMRLWEAFKKYKCFDVLP; encoded by the coding sequence ATGATTTTATATCTTGATACCAGTGCTTTAGTCAAGCTATATATTGACGAAGAAGGAACGTCTCTTGTTTGGAGGTTAGTACAGGAATCTTCAATAGTTGCCACTTCAAAAGTTGCCTATGCTGAAGCTCGTTCAGCGTTTGCACGTGCCTACCGTGAAAAAGTCATAGATACTGGCATGCACGATGAAATTGTAGCTGTGCTTAAGCAAGATTGGAAAAACTACTTTAAAATAGAAATTACCAATGAACTGATAGATCTAGCCGGAGAATTAACTTTAACTCATTCCTTGCGAGGATTTGATGCTATACATTTGTCCTCAGCTCTGACTTTGAGTTACATGTCAAATCAAAGGGTTATGGTGCTTTGTTTTGATATGAGATTGTGGGAAGCCTTTAAAAAATACAAATGTTTTGACGTGCTTCCGTGA